TTCTATCACCAGAATCTTTTTGTTCGCTCTACCCCGGGTGAGAGCCTGCAGCCCACGTACGTGAAGGCGGCGTTAGAGAATGATGGTTTGAAGATGATCCGCAAGGGCCTTGACATTTTAGGTGGGACGGGGTGGGTTATCAACCGCGATGTCTTTAACGTTATGCTCGAGGCCTGGAATACGGGTGAGCCTATCGCTGACCTTGCGCCTCTCGACCCCGATTTGCCCATCCCCCCAAAGCCCTCACCCGAAGAAGGTTACGAAGCCGAGAAGGAGTGGCACACAAAAGTGCGTGACATTGAAAACCAGAGGGGAGGCTATCATTCTCAGCGGTGCTTCCAGAACTTCCAAATGGAAGTTGCTCGTTCATACCTGAACGAGACTTTTTACCTCCCTCATAACATGGATTTCCGAGGCAGAGCATATCCAATCCCGCCTTACCTTAATCAAATGGCCGCCGATAACGCAAGAGGCCTTCTCTTGTTCAGCGAAGCGAAACCGCTCGGCGAAAGTGGGTTGAGGTGGTTGAAGATTCAGATTGCCAACCTTGCTGGATTTGATAAGGCTAGTCTTTCAGAGCGTGAACAGTTTGCCATGGATCATTTGGACGATGTGCTGGATTCTGCTAACAATGGCCTTCACGGCCGGCGCTGGTGGCTTCAAGCTGAAGATCCCTGGCAATGTCTGGCTGCCTGCTGCGAGCTCCGAAATGCGCTTCAGCATCCGAACCCCACTGAGTATGCGTCGCGTCTGCCTATTCATCAGGATGGCTCCTGTAACGGTCTGCAGCATTATGCTGCTCTCGGTGGTGACAAACTTGGTGCACAGCAGGTCAATCTCGAGCCATCTGACCGTCCTTCTGACGTGTATTCCGCCGTCGCCCAGTACGTAAAGGAGGCCGTTGCAACAGAAGCTGCACAAGGCGATCCCATCGCCAAGATGCTCGAAGGAAAGATCACCCGTAAGGTTGTCAAGCAGACCGTTATGACGAACGTCTACGGTGTGACGTTTATTGGTGCTATGAAGCAAATCCGCAAGCAGCTTGCAAATCACTACCCCGAACTTTCCGACCACGAAAAGAAAACGGGGGCCATCTATATTGCTAGGAAAGTCTTCCAAGCCCTAGGGACTATGTTCGAAGGAGCCCGCGACATCCAACACTGGCTCGGCGATAGTGCCAATCGCATTACACAGTCCCTTCCGCCCGAGCAGATTGAAGATCTCGCTAAAGAGGTTCTAAATCCGTCGTTTTCCACACTGCCACTGACTAGCCGTGGCAAATCGAAAAAGTCCCTTTCTAGCAGCGACCCGTCTGCTCACTTCAAAACCACCGTCATTTGGACGACACCATTGGGCCTGCCCGTTGTGCAACCGTACCGCAATAGGTTGCCCCGTCGTGTTGTGACGAGCTTCCAAAGCTTGAGCGTTGTCGAGCAGGATTCCCGCTACTGTGTCACCAGGCGCAAGCAGCTCCAGGCCTTCCCGCCCAACTTCATCCACTCGCTTGATGCCACTCATATGATGCTGTCCGCAATTGCCTGTCACCAGGCGGGCCTCACGTTTTCCGCCGTGCATGACTCGTTCTGGACTCATCCTTCCGACGTCGACTCTATGAATCGGATCCTTCGCGAGGCATTCGTTCAGATGCACTCGGATGACGTGATCAAGAGGCTGGCAGCGGAGTTTGAAGTGCGCTACGGACGTAACTTGCATTATGCTCGAGTCCCGCGATGGAGCCGGCTCGGAAGAGTTGTTGCTGATTTCCGGAAGAACAAGCCAAAATCAACTCGACTCCTCGAGCTGATCGAGGAATATAAGCGACAGAAATTATTGCGGTCTGATGACCCTGAGTTGCAAGCTCAGGGTCGTGAGATGGTTACAGCGGCAAGTTGTTTTGAGGCGGCGGGCGGCACAGACGACGATCTGGTCGTCCATGCTTCTCTAGGTGAAGCTGCCGTCGGGCACGTCCCCGAGGATTTGGAGGCCGCCGAGAAGCGGGCCTCGGGCATGGAAACAGACGGCTCGGACCCGGCAGTCGCAACACTCCTCGGAACCGGTTCCTGGGAGCAGGATGCGAAGCCCGAGCtgagcgaggaagaacgcgAACTTGAAGCGATGATGGATGAGGCCGACGAGcctgcaaagaagaagaagaagcgaacCACCGAATACATTTGGCTGTGGATGCCGATGCGGTTCCGCCCTGTGCCGACCAAGGGCGCATGGGACGTGTCTCGAATCCGCGAGAGCAAGTACTTTTTCTCCTAATGTCTTATTATATGTCCATTGGCTGGCGCTCTGGGAAAAAGTAGAACGGGTTGTATTTTACAGATGGCATCTGGCGTTTGATCTTGGTTGAGTTTTGATTGCTTCTCTTGTCCGTCATATTGGCGGTGATGTACATTATGATATCCTCTCACGAGTTACTTTGTATATATACCGAGACATGAGATGTATTTACACCTCTGAATGAACGCTTCTTCtggagcgggagcggctcTCTTCCAACTCTTGCTGTAATTCGTGTACTCTGTATGAATAAGCACCGTCCGGGTAAACGGAGGGTGAGGGTCTGGGGTAATTTAGGCAGAATCCGGCTCAACCGCGTCCTCCTGGGTGTGGCCGTCCAGTAGTCGATCATTATTGTTGTGATGGAGTGATTTAAAAGCCACAGTGTATGGTGTAGAGCAGCCTGGCATCCAATCCGTGCCTACTATCCCATACTCCGCCTCACTCTATTGACTCGTCCCTCACCATGCAGCTCGGCTCGTGGGCGTCTTCCTGCAGCCTTGCAGGGTGCCCGATCTCCAGATTCCTGCCTGAGGCTGTAAATCCCCACCTTTCCGTTCGTTAAGGTTCCATTCTTCCCATCCTTCGTCGCTTTTCTTCGGTTGTTCTGTGGCCTTCCAAGATAGAACCGGTCTTGAATTATTCTTAACCTGTGGTTTCTGGTGTCTCGTCACAGAGTCACTATTTTGCTCTTTGTTGTCCTGACATTGCAGTGCGGGGACCCTCGCTGGCTGGAGTCTAGAGTCTGGAGCTCTGCATGGCATGACATGAGACTGCGGCCCCGTCTTCTTGTCCTATCTCTCGATTAATCCTGTCCCCAACCTCGTCCAGGCCTGGGGTTAGCTTGGCTTGTCTTTCCGCCTTTTCTCCCCTCTTTCTTCGCTCGTGGCCCGTAAGGCTTTCACTGCTACGAAGTACCCTGGGCTAGTTCCAGCGTTACCTCCTGTTCACTACTTTAGTTCCCCCCGGTTTCATCGGCAAATGGCAATGGGGTCCCAGCTCTCCCCGCCATTCTAACACCGACTAAAATCCTTCTCCCCGTATCCTTTAATTTCACTCCTTGTCTGATCCTGACCTCTTTTCTGGCCGTCTTCAACCATTTTCAGTTACGTGGACGCCTCTCATGCCCCGTTGACCCAACGTTCCGCGAGGATGTCGACAACCTCGCTACAACAGTTCGCCACGGCCACGTccttctcccccttctcGAATTCCCAGTCGGCGAGAATGTCGCAATCCCAGTCTCAGACGATCGGGCTTGACACCCTCGCCGAGGGCTCGCAATATGTGCTAGAGCAGCTGCAGTTATCGCGAGAGGGCGGCAACTCTGAGAACAACTCTACTTTCAAGCCATCCTCCGTCCGCGACTCTTTAGCTGAAGCCCGTTCCATGATCCGCAAGAACTCTTCGTCAGCGCCTGTCCGCCGGAGAATCAGTCGGGCTTGTGACCAATGTAACCAACTCCGGACAAAGTGCGACGGGCAGAATCCGTGCGCGCATTGTATAGGTAAATCTCTTCATATTTTTTTCTGATATGCGAAGATCGGCTGCTAAAGCGTTCGGTGCAGAATTCGGTTTAACATGCGAATACGCTCGGGAGCGGAAGAAACGGGgcaaggcttcaaaaaaagatattgctgctgctgctgccgctgcaggaCATCAGGGAGGCATGGGTAACCGATCACCTACAGATAGACGCCTGTCGCAGGAGCCAGGCGGCCGGTACGATTCCGTTCTTGAGGCATCGCGCGTTCAATCACATCTACCTGCGAACGGTTTGTCTAGTATTCACAACACTCAAGCGGCGCACTCGCAGCCGCCGCTGGGGTCGGCCCTTGATGCTCTACATTTGAACCATTTTACTCAGCTGAACGAGTCGGGCCGCTCCCAGATGCCCGTGTCAGACCTTCGATCactccaaatcctccacaACAACCCTCGCTCTCCATCCGCTCTTCCGCACGGCCTAAACGCCTATAATGATAACACATTCTCGTTGCTGAACTCGCAAGAGCCGAATACGACTTCACTCAATCACTTCCGACTCGGAAACTCCACGGATAACCCGTCGGCTCAGTTTTTAGGCCTCTCACCTCCCGCTCAATCCCCAGGATGGCTTCCGCTGCCATCACCGTCGCCCGCAAACTTCCCTTCATTTCCCATGGCTCCGTTCTCTGGAACCAGTCTACGTTACCCCGTCCTTCAGCCGGTTCTTCCACATATCGCCTCAATAATTCCTCAGTCTCTCGCTTGCgaccttcttgacctttATTTTacgagctcctcctcttcacacCTATCACCCCAGTCTCCGTACGTTGTTGGTTATATCTTTCGCAAACAGTCGTTCCTCCACCCAACAAAGCCGCGCGTGTGCTCGCCTGGGCTATTAGCGAGTATGCTCTGGGTAGGCGCACAAACAAGCGATGCGCCGTTCCTGACGTCTCCGCCCTCAGCGCGCGGTCGGGTATGTCAGAAGCTACTAGAATTGACGATAGGGCTGCTGCGCCCGCTCATTCACGGACCGGCGCTCGGAGAAGCCTCGCCAAATTATGCCGCAAATATGGTAATAAACGGCGTCGCGCTCGGTGGTTTTGGTGTCTCGATGGACCAACTAGGAGCCCAAAGTACTGCGACAGGAGCTGTGGATGATGTCGCCACGTACGTCCATCTCGCTACGGTAGTATCTGCCAGTGAATACAAAGCCGCAAGTATGCGCTGGTGGACGGCCGCCTGGTCTCTCGCCCGAGAGCTGAAACTTGGCCGCGAGCTGCCCCCCAACGCATCGCAACCGGGTCAGGACGGCGAGCGAGAAAACGAGGGCGACAATCCATCAAAGCGAAACCAGTCATTGCACGGCGGAAACTCTAATGTCAACGtcacagaagaagaacgagaggAGCGCCGGCGTCTGTGGTGGCTACTGTACGCTACCGATCGCCATCTGGCTTTATGCTATAATAGGCCGCTTACTCTGTTGGATAAAGAGTGTTCGCAGCTACTGCAGCCCATGAATGATGATTTATGGCAGGCAGGAGATTTTCCAGCTGCGACCTACCGCGCTGTCGGCCCGCCCATTGAATGCACAGGCCACAGCATGTTCGGCTACTTCCTGCCATTGATGACGATACTTGGGGGAATTATCGATCTCCAACAAGCGCGAGAACATCCACGGTACGGACTTACCTTCCGCAGCGGCCCCGATCTAGATCAGTACATCATGGCCATAACCCAGCAACTTGACGCCTACGGGCAGAGCCTAAAAGACTTCGAAGCACGATATATAAATAGCCTCGCCCTAGCAGAGAATGAACCGCCCGAGAACCCGCACATTGATCACCTCAGCCCATCCGGCCGGTCCAGCAGTACGGTTGGCTCGCGCGTCAACGAGTCAATCGTCCATACTAAGATGGTAGTCGCCTACGGCACCCACATCATGCACGTCTTGTATGTTCTCCTAGCGGGTAAATGGGACCCCATCAACCTCCTTGAGGACCATGATATGTGGATCTCTTCCGAGTCATTCCTCGCGGCCATGAGCCACGCTGTCGGCGCCGCAGAGGCAGCAGCCGATATTCTCGAGTACGATCCGGATTTGAGCTTCATGCCGTTCTTTTTCGGCATTTACCTGCTCCAGGGAAGTTTTCTACTCTTGCTTGCTGCAGATAAGCTACAGGGGGATGCGAATCCGAGCGTCGTCCGCGCTTGTGAGACTATCGTGCGCGCACATGAGGCTTGTGTCGTTACGCTGAATACAGAGTATCAGGTATGTCCCCTGCCGGTTCCTAAATTTAGCTATGATATAGCTGACTGAAGAAAACAGCGAACATTCCGCAAAGTGATGCGCTCCGCTCTTGCCCAGGTTCGGGGACGCGTTCCAGATGATTTTggtgagcagcagcagcgccggcGGGAAGTGCTGTCTCTTTACCGCTGGACCGGTGATGGGACGGGGCTCGCGCTCTCTTGAGCCTCATACTCCCAGCTATACAGCTATTACGATTACACGACATATAAACTGAAAGTGGATGAAGGACGGTTAACTTGTCTCCTGTTGTATATTTCCTGCGGGTGATACCTCTGCTGGTCTTAGGAGGGAGTGCCGAGCCGTACATAGTTGATACCTCTTTGCTCGTGCATTCATTATGTTGTTCATCACTGTATACTATAGTTACTCTCATACCCCATTTGTTAGCTGGCCAATTCAACTTGcatccttgtcttctgcttttgGGAATCTTCAATCCATCTCCAGTAGAGTGACTGGCCATCCAGGAGCCGAGGATTACAGTATGACGCCACAGTGGAGATAAGGATAAGCGATTACCGATAAGCTGGCCGATAAGGAATCTCCGCGTTCTTTGCCCTCGTAACTCCTTCAGCAGAACAAGATCAACTTTCACGCGATGGACGAAACCATTCTCTCGTAATCCAGAATCATACAACATGGCTCTACTTAAGAATCTCACGAGTTATATTCGCCCTTTGGCAAGCTGTTCTACCACGACCCCCAGATTTCTCCCCCTCACCATCCGCCGCGGCCTCGGTATTCCACCCCAATACCTTCTTGACGACTACACCCCGCGCTACGCCCTCCTCACGTCTACCGACGCTGCCAAAAAGCGCAGCCTAGCCTACACCCATCTCTCGAATTGCAATCTCTGCCCGCGCAAATGTGGCGTGAACCGCTTCGAAACAACTGGCCACTGCCTGATCGGCGCCGAAACGGCAAAAGTGAACGTGATTGCGCCTCATCGTGGCGAAGAACCTTGCATCCAGGGCTTTcacggcagcggcagcgtcTTTTTCTCGGGGTGTAATCTGCGGTGCGTTTTCTGCCAGAACCACGATATTGCGCATAAACGTAACGGCTTCGATCTCACCCCCGAGGAGTTAGCGGAATGGTACATGAAACTACAGGATATGGGACACGTGCACAACATTAACCTCGTCACACCAGAGCATGTGGTCCCCCAGGTTGTGTTGTCTATTCTAGCGGCGCGGGATATGGGCCTGCGGATCCCGATTGTGTATAATACGTCTTCGTTTGATAGCCTCGAGTCTTTGGAACTGTTGGATGGACTGGTTGATATCTACTTACCGGATTTCAAGGTGTGGAAGTCGGAAACGTCGAAGAGGCTGCTGAAGGCGGATGACTATGCAGAGACGGCAAGAGAGAGTATCAAGGCTATGCATGAGCAGGTGGGGGATTTGTCATTTACGAGCGATGGGATTGCGAAGAAGGGTGTGCTGCTGAGGCACCTTGTGATGCCCgggaaggaagatgagggcAGGGAGATCATGCGGTGGCTGGCAGAGAATGTGAGTAAGGATCTGTATGTGCATATTATGGAGCAGTATCGGCCCGATGCGCAtgttgggaagaagaggagagtttCGAGGAAAAGGGGAACTGGTGacggggaggaggaggttgaagaggttAGGTATGCCGAGATTAATCGGGCTGTTAAAGATAAGGAGTTGGGGAGTGTCAAAGAGGCAGCGGTGGAGGCTGGGCTTTGGAGGTTTTGTGAGGCTAATGAGAAGAGTTTGTTCCATCTATGATGTGAGGTTATATACCATTTTGTATAATAGATATGATAGAGGTGGTAGGATAGAGTGCTATTGTTGTATAAATGTTCGATTATAAGTTGCCAACCATGACTCTTGCTTAACTGCTGTGATTCAGGTTCTGCCTTGGTGCTGCGTAATAATCTGGTGAGACTTTTTAGCTACATGATGAAGTTGCGCCTTCAATGCCGACTAAGCACTACCATAGCGATGATGTTACGCTCAAGATGTTACGCTGAAGGAAATCCTTTCATGAACTCCTGCACTGAAcaccttctctcttcctttcacAACCCTTTCACTCATCTTCTATCCTTTGGCATTTTCATTGAGCCACCAGTATCTACTTCCAAACTCAGAGCTTCAATCCTTCATAGCCTTCACCATGGCCGGCTTGAAACCCAAGGCCAGTGAAAGGAATATCCCCAGCACCCCTATCCCCACGAAGACCTGTAAGAAGTGTTCGAGATCCTGGACCGAGGACCACTTCCGTGACAAGCGAGGCGCACCCACGCAGTTATGCCTGCAGTGTCGCGACGCCTCCAACAAGTCGGTATATTATCACCTACTCCCTTCCTGACAGTGCGGCTAGTGGTAACTATGACTAACACACGTTGACGCCATAGCACAAGAGAAGGCGAGAAAGGGAATCATTGAAGGTATGCTTTTCGCGTCCACGTTGAATCGCTAGGCTAAACTAACCTGATTGCTGATGACTAGGCAAAGATTGCACGCGAGGTACATTGAGCAATATACCCGTCAATAAAATGAAACGACCCCATCTGACGTGCTCAAGGCTCGAGTCGAACAGGAGTTTGCTCCGGCGCCTCCTCTAAATCATCCCGCTTCTGT
This sequence is a window from Aspergillus nidulans FGSC A4 chromosome IV. Protein-coding genes within it:
- a CDS encoding DNA-directed RNA polymerase (transcript_id=CADANIAT00000724), whose amino-acid sequence is MLSQLVRGRSAASQLRVLKGRSLPQPFAKLRHHSHTSRLTSLQSSASRSSPENRSRRSSFQSSRKLATAADTPIVDRLSHLDNFDQSSYSSDLRQKQEWNSFLPSQGEFDPSSLIIMDDELLTKPKILRRVNGIGGDHDEMLANLELSMKLGDFARASNLINRLRDEFHPVGSKAYLDYHNKLLQSMVSHAIQKRDLDLARQAQRWFEVDMPYGGVEADPTTFATMIRMALRLFYGPKRDRAVRRYWGLAKGKECEELVLSVPVLSEVELGELSEICSADLQRLAINSMQPESAKVDEPVPNNVPEVKAVEQKGLGLSSLKDSMSSVFADDAKKIPAMDEESREVYQQRRQQQLEADVMKSAVNRWRQENKIQQQFQPDVFENGKQLGPLLRQWNADLVVRIEEEFKEIEKARTASMITDEVRERVDYGPYLRMVKPEELASLTILTTINNLTRNGLDKGIKLAPLAVAIGNDVYEEVALQRMVERRKKEMNSAHRVKLIKQIFLGRKDRDKLKGINWKNALKSMEQEEPDIVWATAIKAKVGAVLMSLLYDVAKVPVPVNEAAAAKKIKRRDEVVMQPVFQHSYQITWGRRTGYIHVNPEMIKLLTREPAEDLLGRQLPMLCKPRPWKGYKDGAYFYHQNLFVRSTPGESLQPTYVKAALENDGLKMIRKGLDILGGTGWVINRDVFNVMLEAWNTGEPIADLAPLDPDLPIPPKPSPEEGYEAEKEWHTKVRDIENQRGGYHSQRCFQNFQMEVARSYLNETFYLPHNMDFRGRAYPIPPYLNQMAADNARGLLLFSEAKPLGESGLRWLKIQIANLAGFDKASLSEREQFAMDHLDDVLDSANNGLHGRRWWLQAEDPWQCLAACCELRNALQHPNPTEYASRLPIHQDGSCNGLQHYAALGGDKLGAQQVNLEPSDRPSDVYSAVAQYVKEAVATEAAQGDPIAKMLEGKITRKVVKQTVMTNVYGVTFIGAMKQIRKQLANHYPELSDHEKKTGAIYIARKVFQALGTMFEGARDIQHWLGDSANRITQSLPPEQIEDLAKEVLNPSFSTLPLTSRGKSKKSLSSSDPSAHFKTTVIWTTPLGLPVVQPYRNRLPRRVVTSFQSLSVVEQDSRYCVTRRKQLQAFPPNFIHSLDATHMMLSAIACHQAGLTFSAVHDSFWTHPSDVDSMNRILREAFVQMHSDDVIKRLAAEFEVRYGRNLHYARVPRWSRLGRVVADFRKNKPKSTRLLELIEEYKRQKLLRSDDPELQAQGREMVTAASCFEAAGGTDDDLVVHASLGEAAVGHVPEDLEAAEKRASGMETDGSDPAVATLLGTGSWEQDAKPELSEEERELEAMMDEADEPAKKKKKRTTEYIWLWMPMRFRPVPTKGAWDVSRIRESKYFFS
- the xlnR gene encoding protein xlnR (transcript_id=CADANIAT00000725), which gives rise to MSQSQSQTIGLDTLAEGSQYVLEQLQLSREGGNSENNSTFKPSSVRDSLAEARSMIRKNSSSAPVRRRISRACDQCNQLRTKCDGQNPCAHCIEFGLTCEYARERKKRGKASKKDIAAAAAAAGHQGGMGNRSPTDRRLSQEPGGRYDSVLEASRVQSHLPANGLSSIHNTQAAHSQPPLGSALDALHLNHFTQLNESGRSQMPVSDLRSLQILHNNPRSPSALPHGLNAYNDNTFSLLNSQEPNTTSLNHFRLGNSTDNPSAQFLGLSPPAQSPGWLPLPSPSPANFPSFPMAPFSGTSLRYPVLQPVLPHIASIIPQSLACDLLDLYFTSSSSSHLSPQSPYVVGYIFRKQSFLHPTKPRVCSPGLLASMLWVGAQTSDAPFLTSPPSARGRVCQKLLELTIGLLRPLIHGPALGEASPNYAANMVINGVALGGFGVSMDQLGAQSTATGAVDDVATYVHLATVVSASEYKAASMRWWTAAWSLARELKLGRELPPNASQPGQDGERENEGDNPSKRNQSLHGGNSNVNVTEEEREERRRLWWLLYATDRHLALCYNRPLTLLDKECSQLLQPMNDDLWQAGDFPAATYRAVGPPIECTGHSMFGYFLPLMTILGGIIDLQQAREHPRYGLTFRSGPDLDQYIMAITQQLDAYGQSLKDFEARYINSLALAENEPPENPHIDHLSPSGRSSSTVGSRVNESIVHTKMVVAYGTHIMHVLYVLLAGKWDPINLLEDHDMWISSESFLAAMSHAVGAAEAAADILEYDPDLSFMPFFFGIYLLQGSFLLLLAADKLQGDANPSVVRACETIVRAHEACVVTLNTEYQRTFRKVMRSALAQVRGRVPDDFGEQQQRRREVLSLYRWTGDGTGLALS
- a CDS encoding putative pyruvate formate lyase activating enzyme (transcript_id=CADANIAT00000726), encoding MALLKNLTSYIRPLASCSTTTPRFLPLTIRRGLGIPPQYLLDDYTPRYALLTSTDAAKKRSLAYTHLSNCNLCPRKCGVNRFETTGHCLIGAETAKVNVIAPHRGEEPCIQGFHGSGSVFFSGCNLRCVFCQNHDIAHKRNGFDLTPEELAEWYMKLQDMGHVHNINLVTPEHVVPQVVLSILAARDMGLRIPIVYNTSSFDSLESLELLDGLVDIYLPDFKVWKSETSKRLLKADDYAETARESIKAMHEQVGDLSFTSDGIAKKGVLLRHLVMPGKEDEGREIMRWLAENVSKDLYVHIMEQYRPDAHVGKKRRVSRKRGTGDGEEEVEEVRYAEINRAVKDKELGSVKEAAVEAGLWRFCEANEKSLFHL